A segment of the Vibrio aquimaris genome:
AGGTACATAACAAAATTCTGTATCTTTGTGTGTTAATCAGTTCGATTACAGTGTTGGTGGTTGAATATTTTGGTAGAATGCTCAGTTCAAACGAAAACGTTAATGTAAAAATACTTGCTAAGTAACAAATACCTAGCACAGCTTTGTCAGCTGGTTATCGAAAGGATTGTGAGTGAATATTCGTGGTGTAATTCAACTGGACACTTTTGTGAAAAATCAGGATCGCTTAAGTGCAGTGACAACCGTCATATTGCTAGCAATGAGTGCATGGGTTGCTGGCGCCCTAATTTGGCAGCCGCTGGAATCTCAGTCAGTGACGGCTTGGAAGCCTTCTGCTTTTTCGAGTAATGTTGAGAAAGGCGCTGGCTTAAACATTGCTGATCTACAAAATAGCCATTTATTTGGCCGCTATCAGGCGAACGCTCCCGCAGTGAAGAAAAAAGTGGTCACTGAGGCACCTAAAAGTCGTTTGAGTGTTGTTCTCGTTGGTGTTGTAACCAGTAGTGAAGAGGGTAAAAACTTAGCGGTAGTGTCCAATAGAGGCCAACAAGCCACCTACGGTATTGGTGAAACACTTGAAGGTACAAGAGCGACAGTCGTTGAAGTGCTCTATGACCGCATTATAGTGGATAACTCAGGCCGCAATGAAACAGTCATGTTGGAAGGGTTAAAATACACTAAAGATCCTCAACCTCAGCCGAAATCCCAATCAGTCAAGGCGGAGGTATCAGCTGATAAGTTAGATGAAATTCGTACGGTCATCCGTAAAGATCCCAAACAAATTTTCCAATATGTTCGCATGTCTCAAATGAAAAGGGATGGTGAAGTCATAGGGTATCGTCTGTCCCCAGGCAGAGATAAAGAGCTGTTTGAATCGGCTGGTTTAAAACCTGGGGATGTCGCAACGCAGATTAATGGCCAAAGTCTGAGTAACCCTGCTGCTATGGGTGAGATTTTTAAAAACATGTCTTCGCTTACAGAGCTTAATCTGACGGTAGAAAGGGATGGCCAATCTTTTGAAATTTATATTGAATTATAATAATGATGCAAACGCATACATCATTCCAAGGAGTAGAAGGTGAACCATTGGCTTAAAAAAAGCGCTTGGCTTTTAGCAGGAAGCTTATTGACGTTTCCTGCTGCGGTAGTGGCGAATGAATACAGTGCTAGCTTTAAAGGCACAGATATTCAGGAATTTATTAATATTGTTGGCCGTAACCTAGAAAAAACGATCATTGTTGACCCTTCCGTGCGGGGCAAAATAGATGTTCGTAGTTATGACATGCTGACGGAAAAGCAATATTACAGCTTCTTTCTTAATGTTCTAGAAGTATACGGATACGCGGTCGTTGAAATGGATAACGGTGTTATTAAAGTTATCAAGTCAAAAGATGCGAAAACCTCTGCGATTCCAGTCGTTGGCGATGGCGCTATTGGTGGTGATGCCGTCGTGACCCGTGTGGTGGCTGTACGCAATGTGTCAGTTAGAGAGTTATCTCCTTTGTTGCGTCAACTTAACGACAATGCTGGAGCAGGTAATGTGGTTCACTATGACCCCGCCAACATTATTCTTATCACAGGCCGCGCCGCAGTAGTTAACCGATTAGCCGATATCATCAAACGAGTAGACCAAGCAGGCGATAAAGAAATTGAAGTGGTTGAGCTTGACAACGCCTCGGCTGCGGAAATGGTTCGTATCGTTGAAGCTTTGAATAAGACGACAGATAACAAAAGCACTCCAGCCTTCCTTCAACCTAAATTGGTTGCAGACGATCGTACCAACTCTATTCTAATCTCTGGAGATCCTCAGGTTCGTCAGAGGTTACGCAAGCTTATTAAGCAGCTTGATGTTGAAATGGCAACTAAGGGCAACAACCGTGTTGTCTATCTTAAGTATGCTAAAGCAGAAGATTTGGTCGATGTGTTGAAAGGGGTATCAGAAAACCTTCAAGAGGAAAAATCAACGGGCACTAAAGGGGCAAAAACTTCCAAGCGTAATGAGGTGATGATCTCAGCCCATGAAGGGACTAATGCGTTAGTCTTGACCGCGCCACCCGATATTATGAACTCTCTGCTTGATGTGGTATCTCAGATTGATATTCGCCGAGCACAAGTGTTAATCGAGGCCTTAATTGTAGAAATGTCAGAGGGTGACGGGATTAACCTAGGTGTGCAATGGGGCTCGCTGGAAACGGGCGCTGTGATTCAGTATCCAAATTCGGGAGCACAGATTGGTCAAGTGATGGTGGGGCTTGAAGAAGCCAAGGACAAAGAAAACTCAAACTTAACGTATGACCCTGATAATCCAGCTGCCAATGATGCTGGTTATGTTGAACAAATAACCACTGAAAGTGGTGATTACTCCACTTTAGCATCTGCATTAGGTGGGGTTAATGGTGCGGCTTTAAGTGTGGTTATGGGCGATTGGACCGCTTTGATCAGTGCCGTCTCAAGCGATGCTCAATCTAACATCCTATCTTCACCAAGCATCACTGTGGTTGATAACGAAGAAGCAAAATTTATCGTCGGCGAGGAGGTTCCGGTAATAACAGGTTCGCAGACGGGCTCAAACAACGACAACCCATTCCAAACGGTCGAACGTAAAGACGTTGGCGTTCAGCTTACAGTAACGCCGCAAATCAATGAAGGGACGTCAGTCCAATTGACTATTACCCAAGAAGTGTCCAATGTGCTGCCAGCAACGACTAACGCAGCGGTGGATGTAAGTTTTGCCAAGCGTCAGCTCAATACCACGGTTATGGTAGAAGATGGGCAAATGATAGTACTCGGCGGTCTTATCGATGAGCAAACCACAGAAAGTGAGTCTAAGGTCCCGCTTTTGGGTGACATTCCTTACTTAGGCCGATTATTTAAATCCACCAGTTCGCAAAAGACGAAGAGGAATCTGATGGTATTTATTAAGCCGACTATCATGCGTGACGGCTTAACAGCGGATGGTATCACGCAGCGTAAATATAACTTTATCCGTGCGGAGC
Coding sequences within it:
- the gspC gene encoding type II secretion system protein GspC, which codes for MNIRGVIQLDTFVKNQDRLSAVTTVILLAMSAWVAGALIWQPLESQSVTAWKPSAFSSNVEKGAGLNIADLQNSHLFGRYQANAPAVKKKVVTEAPKSRLSVVLVGVVTSSEEGKNLAVVSNRGQQATYGIGETLEGTRATVVEVLYDRIIVDNSGRNETVMLEGLKYTKDPQPQPKSQSVKAEVSADKLDEIRTVIRKDPKQIFQYVRMSQMKRDGEVIGYRLSPGRDKELFESAGLKPGDVATQINGQSLSNPAAMGEIFKNMSSLTELNLTVERDGQSFEIYIEL
- the gspD gene encoding type II secretion system secretin GspD, with amino-acid sequence MNHWLKKSAWLLAGSLLTFPAAVVANEYSASFKGTDIQEFINIVGRNLEKTIIVDPSVRGKIDVRSYDMLTEKQYYSFFLNVLEVYGYAVVEMDNGVIKVIKSKDAKTSAIPVVGDGAIGGDAVVTRVVAVRNVSVRELSPLLRQLNDNAGAGNVVHYDPANIILITGRAAVVNRLADIIKRVDQAGDKEIEVVELDNASAAEMVRIVEALNKTTDNKSTPAFLQPKLVADDRTNSILISGDPQVRQRLRKLIKQLDVEMATKGNNRVVYLKYAKAEDLVDVLKGVSENLQEEKSTGTKGAKTSKRNEVMISAHEGTNALVLTAPPDIMNSLLDVVSQIDIRRAQVLIEALIVEMSEGDGINLGVQWGSLETGAVIQYPNSGAQIGQVMVGLEEAKDKENSNLTYDPDNPAANDAGYVEQITTESGDYSTLASALGGVNGAALSVVMGDWTALISAVSSDAQSNILSSPSITVVDNEEAKFIVGEEVPVITGSQTGSNNDNPFQTVERKDVGVQLTVTPQINEGTSVQLTITQEVSNVLPATTNAAVDVSFAKRQLNTTVMVEDGQMIVLGGLIDEQTTESESKVPLLGDIPYLGRLFKSTSSQKTKRNLMVFIKPTIMRDGLTADGITQRKYNFIRAEQLYKAEEGIKLMDDVPVPVLPKFGEEIRHPAEIQAFLDQMEVQ